From Desulfuromonas soudanensis, the proteins below share one genomic window:
- a CDS encoding LysM peptidoglycan-binding domain-containing protein — MTVRKALILICLLILPLSAWAKGETKTYVIKKGDTLWGISQKFITDPYYWPNLWANNPFITNPHLIYPGQTVAIRDGRIEIVPVLPETDGGEIPAQEIVETPPAMEEWRQELPEPVESITIKTAGGGQGFVTLEELDALGTIVDTVDNRILMGEGETVFVDMKELSATRPGDKFSLVEIGKEIRHPLTDKLIGYQIADLGSLKITEVHPRIATAVIDYTFREVHRGALLLPYQAPLMEIVLKRADRSLDGVVISSGDGKIALGQHDIIHLDLGALDGLQAGNMLYVSRQRQASDLGLQGDQLQLPDMLLGSAVVLETRAHTASALLLKSADAIYRGDKVTTVTE, encoded by the coding sequence ATGACTGTCCGAAAAGCGCTGATTCTGATTTGCCTGTTGATCCTCCCCCTCTCCGCCTGGGCCAAAGGGGAAACGAAAACCTACGTCATCAAAAAGGGGGACACCCTCTGGGGGATTTCGCAGAAGTTTATCACCGACCCCTACTACTGGCCGAACCTCTGGGCCAACAACCCCTTCATCACCAATCCGCACCTCATCTACCCCGGGCAGACCGTCGCCATCCGCGACGGCCGCATTGAAATCGTCCCGGTCCTCCCCGAAACCGACGGCGGCGAAATCCCGGCGCAGGAAATCGTCGAGACGCCGCCGGCGATGGAAGAGTGGAGGCAGGAGCTCCCCGAGCCCGTCGAGTCGATCACCATCAAGACCGCCGGAGGCGGCCAGGGGTTTGTCACCCTCGAAGAACTCGACGCCCTCGGCACCATCGTCGACACCGTCGACAACCGCATCCTGATGGGCGAAGGGGAAACGGTCTTCGTCGACATGAAGGAGCTCTCCGCCACCCGTCCCGGCGACAAATTCTCCCTGGTCGAAATCGGCAAAGAAATCCGTCATCCCCTCACCGACAAACTGATCGGTTACCAGATCGCCGACCTGGGGAGCCTGAAGATCACCGAAGTCCATCCGCGCATTGCCACGGCCGTGATCGACTACACCTTCAGGGAAGTGCACCGCGGCGCCCTCCTCCTCCCCTACCAGGCGCCTCTGATGGAGATTGTTCTGAAGAGGGCCGACCGCAGCCTCGACGGAGTCGTCATCAGCAGCGGCGACGGCAAGATTGCTCTCGGCCAGCACGACATCATTCACCTCGACCTCGGCGCCCTCGACGGGCTCCAGGCCGGCAACATGCTCTACGTCTCCCGCCAGCGCCAGGCAAGCGACCTCGGCCTGCAGGGAGACCAGCTTCAGCTTCCCGACATGCTCCTCGGATCGGCCGTGGTTCTCGAAACCCGCGCCCACACCGCCTCGGCCCTCCTCCTCAAGTCGGCGGACGCCATCTACCGCGGCGATAAGGTCACCACCGTGACCGAATAA
- the ybgF gene encoding tol-pal system protein YbgF: MRTLIASFVLAIFAFAATGCALNPASPGGAGFESELARLRQDQRDLARQLERTQDNLLLMEARVQDQQKVLEQLRGAAGTGKVTEGGEMTAPGENGDVLASLAPGAGSPTDIYLKAFADYAAGRYPQSILGFEAFLKTYPNSEYAGNAQFWLGECYYSLQRYPRAIEEFRKVVDLYPQGGKAPEALLKTAAAQLELHQMEQARETLQVLRRLYPNSDAAKKSRQGE; the protein is encoded by the coding sequence ATGCGCACCCTCATTGCTTCTTTCGTCCTGGCCATTTTCGCTTTTGCTGCGACCGGTTGCGCCCTGAATCCGGCCTCTCCGGGAGGGGCCGGATTCGAGAGCGAGCTGGCCCGGCTCCGCCAGGACCAGCGTGACCTCGCCCGCCAGCTGGAGCGGACCCAGGACAACCTCCTCCTCATGGAAGCCCGGGTTCAGGACCAGCAGAAGGTCCTCGAACAGCTGCGCGGCGCCGCCGGGACGGGAAAAGTCACCGAAGGCGGGGAAATGACCGCACCAGGGGAGAATGGGGACGTCCTGGCCTCCCTCGCCCCCGGGGCAGGATCGCCGACGGACATCTATCTCAAGGCCTTCGCCGATTACGCCGCCGGGCGCTACCCCCAGTCGATCCTCGGTTTCGAAGCGTTTCTCAAGACCTACCCCAACAGCGAATATGCCGGTAACGCCCAGTTCTGGCTCGGAGAATGCTATTACTCCCTGCAGCGTTACCCGCGCGCCATAGAAGAATTCCGCAAGGTCGTCGACCTTTATCCCCAGGGGGGCAAGGCCCCCGAGGCCCTGCTGAAAACGGCGGCGGCACAACTGGAGCTGCACCAGATGGAACAGGCCAGGGAAACGCTCCAGGTCCTGCGTCGGCTTTATCCGAACAGCGACGCGGCAAAGAAGTCCCGGCAGGGCGAATAA
- a CDS encoding peptidase U32 family protein, which yields MSQPELLVPAGDMEKLETALDYGADAVYLGGEGFGLRALAGNFTLDGLARARELTAAQGKKLYLTLNAYLRPGDFAPLAAYLEKLRGLDLDAYIVSDPGVLALVREVDPQREIHLSTQANTTNAGAARFWQEAGVKRVNLARELTLEEMAAVRDGCDVELEVFVHGALCVAYSGRCLLSAALAGRSANQGLCAHPCRWGYALMEETRPGEFFPVEEDGRGTYILNSRDLCLVEHLPELLRAGVNSLKIEGRMKSRYYVAAVTRVYRDALDRYLTAPETWQVDPRWRDELEKISHRPYDRGFLFGGRDPLIHAADSRYLRAHDFVGVVLEAEGGQGLVAGRNRFFAGETLELIGPEMRQISFEVGPLTGPQGETLAAGQPNGRIVMALPPDARPGDLLRRAVKAEG from the coding sequence ATGTCCCAGCCGGAACTGCTCGTCCCCGCCGGGGATATGGAAAAACTCGAAACCGCCCTCGACTACGGCGCCGATGCCGTCTATCTCGGCGGCGAGGGGTTCGGGCTCAGGGCCCTGGCCGGAAACTTCACCCTCGACGGCCTGGCCCGCGCCCGGGAATTGACCGCCGCCCAGGGGAAGAAGCTTTATCTGACCCTCAATGCCTATCTGCGCCCCGGGGACTTTGCGCCCCTGGCCGCCTACCTCGAAAAGCTGCGGGGGCTCGATCTCGACGCCTATATCGTCTCCGACCCCGGGGTCCTTGCCTTGGTGCGCGAAGTCGATCCGCAGCGGGAGATCCATCTCTCCACCCAGGCCAACACCACCAACGCCGGGGCCGCCCGTTTCTGGCAGGAGGCGGGCGTCAAACGGGTCAATCTGGCCAGAGAACTGACACTCGAGGAGATGGCGGCGGTGAGAGACGGCTGCGATGTGGAACTCGAAGTCTTCGTCCACGGCGCTCTCTGCGTTGCCTACTCGGGGCGCTGCCTCCTCTCTGCCGCTCTGGCCGGGCGCAGCGCCAACCAGGGGTTGTGCGCCCACCCCTGCCGCTGGGGATACGCCCTCATGGAAGAGACCCGTCCCGGGGAATTCTTTCCCGTCGAGGAGGACGGCCGGGGAACCTACATCCTCAATTCCAGGGATCTCTGCCTGGTGGAGCACCTCCCCGAACTGCTGCGCGCCGGGGTGAACAGCCTGAAGATCGAGGGGCGGATGAAGAGCCGCTATTACGTGGCGGCGGTGACCCGGGTTTACCGGGACGCCCTCGACCGCTATTTGACCGCTCCCGAAACCTGGCAGGTCGATCCCCGCTGGCGGGACGAGCTGGAAAAGATCAGCCACCGCCCCTACGACCGCGGCTTTCTCTTCGGCGGTCGCGATCCCCTGATCCACGCCGCCGATTCCCGTTATCTGCGGGCCCACGATTTTGTCGGCGTGGTGTTGGAGGCCGAGGGGGGCCAGGGTCTGGTGGCGGGTCGCAACCGCTTTTTCGCCGGGGAAACCCTCGAGCTCATCGGTCCCGAGATGCGCCAGATCTCCTTCGAGGTCGGGCCTCTGACCGGCCCGCAGGGGGAGACTTTGGCCGCCGGGCAGCCCAACGGCCGCATTGTCATGGCGCTGCCGCCGGATGCCCGCCCCGGCGATCTGTTGCGGAGGGCGGTGAAGGCTGAAGGCTGA
- a CDS encoding metallophosphoesterase family protein, producing MVNPLPMAAEEDRNRGRLLAVGDIHGCRTSLEGLLERVVPSEADRLIFLGDYIDRGPDSKGVIDTLLALAKRFPQTVFLKGNHEAMFLDFLAGRNQDLYLANGGASTLESYREEGGIRVPGRHLDFFRSLPRTYATERFIFVHAGLRPGVPLEAQREEDLLWIRDDFLDSDYDWGKTVVFGHTPLMQPLLSATRIGLDTGAVYGRSLTCCDVEMLRLWSCP from the coding sequence ATGGTCAATCCTCTGCCCATGGCTGCCGAAGAGGACCGGAACCGGGGGCGCCTCCTGGCGGTGGGGGACATCCACGGCTGCCGTACCAGCCTCGAAGGGTTACTGGAGAGGGTCGTTCCCTCGGAAGCCGACCGGCTGATATTTCTCGGCGATTATATCGACCGGGGCCCGGACAGTAAAGGGGTGATCGACACCCTCCTCGCCCTGGCAAAGCGTTTTCCGCAGACGGTCTTCCTCAAGGGGAACCACGAGGCGATGTTCCTCGACTTTCTCGCCGGGCGCAACCAGGATCTCTATCTGGCCAACGGCGGCGCCAGCACCCTGGAGAGCTACCGGGAGGAGGGGGGGATCCGCGTCCCCGGTCGGCATCTCGATTTTTTCCGGTCCCTCCCCCGGACCTACGCCACCGAACGCTTCATCTTCGTCCACGCCGGACTCCGTCCGGGGGTTCCCCTCGAGGCGCAACGGGAAGAGGACCTGCTATGGATCCGCGACGACTTTCTCGACTCGGACTACGACTGGGGAAAAACCGTGGTCTTCGGCCACACCCCCCTGATGCAGCCTCTTCTCTCCGCGACCCGGATCGGCCTCGACACCGGCGCCGTCTACGGCCGCTCTCTGACCTGCTGCGACGTGGAGATGCTCCGCCTCTGGTCCTGCCCATAG